The following coding sequences are from one Eucalyptus grandis isolate ANBG69807.140 chromosome 11, ASM1654582v1, whole genome shotgun sequence window:
- the LOC104425848 gene encoding uncharacterized protein LOC104425848 has protein sequence MEQRNDDDRSRNGNRGGETEEKNKVVRDAGFPVHSQVRKIKEELEATAVDWSTVQPKMRPVLRAREVIKRQRSRSPLGLAAGRPISVGDP, from the coding sequence ATGGAACAGAGGAACGACGACGACCGCAGCCGAAACGGGAACAGGGGCGGCGAGACGGAGGAGAAGAACAAGGTGGTTCGCGACGCGGGCTTCCCGGTCCACAGCCAAGTGAGGAAGATCAAGGAGGAATTGGAGGCGACGGCCGTGGACTGGTCGACGGTCCAGCCGAAGATGAGGCCCGTCCTCAGAGCCAGGGAGGTCATCAAGCGGCAGCGCTCCCGGTCGCCGCTGGGCCTCGCGGCCGGACGACCCATCTCCGTTGGAGATCCTTGA